The following coding sequences lie in one Chthoniobacterales bacterium genomic window:
- a CDS encoding 50S ribosomal protein L19: MNVLDKIEAEQLKADVAKFSVGDTVKVHTRVIEGEKERIQIYAGIVIGRKGTGVNENFTVRRVSYGEGVERVFPLHSPRIAKIEVEKKGSVRRAKLNYLRKRKGKSATTVKEKSGAESAAA, encoded by the coding sequence ATGAATGTTTTGGACAAAATCGAGGCTGAGCAACTCAAGGCTGATGTGGCCAAGTTTTCGGTAGGAGACACCGTCAAAGTTCACACCCGCGTGATCGAGGGCGAGAAAGAGCGCATCCAGATTTACGCCGGAATCGTCATCGGCCGCAAAGGCACCGGTGTGAACGAGAATTTCACCGTGCGTCGCGTCTCCTACGGCGAGGGCGTCGAGCGCGTCTTCCCGCTCCATTCCCCGCGCATTGCCAAGATCGAGGTGGAGAAAAAAGGTTCCGTGCGCCGCGCCAAACTGAATTATCTGCGCAAACGCAAAGGCAAATCGGCGACCACGGTGAAAGAGAAGTCCGGCGCCGAATCCGCGGCTGCCTGA
- a CDS encoding DUF2780 domain-containing protein — protein MDQIVKSLSQSLSLPEPAVRAGVGILLNFIKQKAGGTQFEAMVGLLPGASALMSSAPAAGASGDASGMLGGLLAKAGSMLGGDLGGAAQAISALQGAGIPLDKAGPLAGGFFEQAKSVAGPDAVDAVVKQLPALASLFANK, from the coding sequence ATGGATCAAATCGTCAAGTCCCTCAGTCAAAGTCTCAGCCTTCCCGAGCCGGCCGTCCGCGCCGGGGTGGGGATTCTTCTCAACTTCATCAAACAAAAAGCGGGCGGCACGCAATTTGAAGCCATGGTCGGCTTGCTGCCGGGCGCATCCGCGCTGATGTCATCGGCTCCGGCAGCGGGTGCGTCAGGCGACGCCTCGGGAATGCTCGGCGGGCTATTGGCCAAAGCGGGCAGCATGCTCGGCGGCGATTTGGGTGGCGCAGCGCAGGCGATCAGCGCACTGCAAGGCGCCGGTATTCCTCTCGACAAAGCCGGTCCTCTGGCCGGCGGATTTTTCGAGCAGGCCAAGTCGGTCGCGGGCCCCGACGCGGTCGATGCGGTCGTGAAACAACTTCCGGCCCTCGCTTCCCTTTTCGCCAACAAATAA
- a CDS encoding DUF4149 domain-containing protein codes for MILYTWLAGAWTAVLWFFTFGVARHLFGVFPRERAGEVTTALFPGYFIVAIALGLGATLILWFNRRAPHANAALILQLAALSALTAIPLFIQPAMAVHAPGTTGFARWHGLSMALNLFSLIAVPAASLLVLRRSKE; via the coding sequence ATGATTCTCTACACGTGGCTGGCGGGAGCTTGGACTGCCGTGCTGTGGTTTTTCACCTTCGGCGTGGCACGTCATCTTTTCGGCGTGTTCCCGCGCGAGCGCGCCGGTGAAGTGACCACGGCTTTGTTTCCGGGATATTTCATCGTCGCCATCGCGCTGGGACTGGGCGCCACGCTAATTCTCTGGTTTAACCGCCGAGCACCGCATGCCAACGCAGCGCTCATCCTGCAATTGGCCGCTCTTTCCGCTCTCACAGCAATCCCGCTGTTTATCCAGCCGGCGATGGCGGTGCACGCGCCCGGCACCACCGGCTTTGCACGCTGGCACGGACTTTCGATGGCGCTTAATCTTTTCTCCTTGATCGCTGTTCCAGCCGCTTCTTTATTGGTTCTCAGGAGAAGCAAGGAGTGA
- the trpS gene encoding tryptophan--tRNA ligase yields the protein MKRILSGIQPSGALHLGNYLGMMRPAVELQHQGEALYFIADLHALTTLRDPVALRRYSRDVALDFLACGLDPSKAFLFRQSDIPKVPLLTWILSTVTPMGLLERCHSYKDKIAHGIAPSHALFSYPVLMAADILVYDSDIVPVGRDQKQHLEVTRDIAVKINETFGPVFKLPEPSIRENAAVVPGTDGAKMSKSYGNTIEIFADEKTMKKKIMAIVTDSTPVEAPKDAETNAIYQLYKLFASADDAATMAGKFRAGGSGYGEFKKQLFATVWEYFAPMRSKRAELESDPCHVDDVLRRGAEHANALADKVMARVESAVGLRA from the coding sequence ATGAAACGCATTCTTTCCGGCATCCAGCCGTCCGGCGCGCTGCATCTCGGCAATTACCTCGGCATGATGCGTCCGGCTGTGGAATTGCAGCACCAAGGCGAGGCACTTTATTTCATCGCCGATCTGCACGCGCTCACGACGCTACGCGACCCGGTCGCACTGCGTCGTTACTCGCGCGATGTGGCGCTCGACTTCCTGGCTTGCGGACTCGATCCGTCGAAGGCGTTCCTTTTCCGGCAGTCGGACATCCCGAAAGTCCCGCTGCTCACCTGGATTCTCAGCACAGTCACGCCGATGGGCCTGCTTGAGCGCTGTCACTCCTACAAGGACAAGATCGCCCACGGTATTGCACCCTCCCACGCGCTGTTCTCGTATCCCGTTCTGATGGCGGCGGATATCCTTGTTTATGACAGCGATATCGTGCCGGTGGGCAGGGACCAAAAACAGCACTTGGAAGTGACCCGCGACATTGCGGTGAAAATCAACGAAACCTTCGGGCCCGTGTTCAAGCTCCCCGAGCCCTCGATACGCGAGAACGCGGCCGTGGTTCCGGGCACGGACGGCGCGAAGATGAGCAAGAGCTACGGCAACACGATCGAGATTTTCGCCGATGAGAAAACGATGAAGAAGAAAATCATGGCGATTGTCACCGACTCCACGCCGGTCGAGGCGCCCAAGGACGCCGAGACCAATGCCATTTACCAACTTTACAAACTCTTCGCGTCCGCGGACGACGCCGCGACCATGGCCGGAAAGTTCCGCGCGGGCGGCTCCGGCTACGGCGAGTTCAAAAAACAACTTTTTGCCACGGTGTGGGAATATTTCGCGCCGATGCGATCCAAGCGCGCGGAACTCGAGTCCGATCCATGCCATGTGGATGACGTCCTGCGCCGCGGCGCAGAGCATGCCAACGCGCTCGCGGACAAAGTCATGGCGCGCGTTGAAAGCGCAGTCGGATTGCGGGCATGA
- a CDS encoding ATP:cob(I)alamin adenosyltransferase: protein MLLYEPQVFNRSVNSIATRTGDDGTTSLLFGCRVPKTDARIVANGRVDELNARLGMAKACLPPDESESRAFIEQVQRNLVNLMGEVAVAPEDWERYAASGMPNFDEALLGVLDGRVARLESEGFTYKGWATPGANLSAAALDCARTACREAEIALLSVNQAGLLNPQRADTILQSLNRLSDVLWLEARRAESAIFSPRE from the coding sequence TTGCTTTTATATGAGCCTCAGGTATTTAATCGCTCCGTGAACAGTATTGCCACTCGAACCGGGGACGATGGAACCACCTCGCTGCTATTCGGATGCCGTGTGCCCAAGACCGATGCGCGCATCGTGGCCAACGGCCGGGTCGATGAACTCAATGCGCGCCTCGGCATGGCCAAAGCTTGTCTTCCGCCGGACGAATCCGAGTCGCGTGCTTTCATCGAGCAGGTGCAGCGCAATCTGGTCAATTTGATGGGCGAGGTGGCTGTTGCCCCGGAGGACTGGGAGCGTTACGCGGCCTCCGGTATGCCGAATTTTGACGAGGCGCTGCTCGGCGTTTTGGATGGGCGGGTGGCGCGTCTGGAATCCGAAGGTTTCACATACAAAGGCTGGGCGACGCCCGGTGCCAATCTCTCCGCAGCAGCCCTCGACTGCGCCCGCACCGCCTGCCGCGAGGCGGAGATTGCGCTTCTGTCGGTCAACCAGGCTGGTCTGCTCAATCCCCAACGCGCCGACACAATTCTCCAGTCGCTGAACCGCTTGTCCGACGTCCTGTGGCTGGAGGCGCGTCGGGCCGAAAGCGCCATTTTTTCCCCGCGCGAGTAA
- a CDS encoding DNA-binding protein: MNDDYSRSPDRVLASEKVVSGRKIFFLDFKENSRGRVLKITEDVNGRRDTIMVPDEALDDFYDALGRILDADDAASAAAEDADR; this comes from the coding sequence ATGAATGATGATTATTCGCGCAGTCCTGACCGGGTATTGGCCTCGGAAAAAGTAGTATCGGGACGGAAGATTTTCTTTCTCGATTTCAAAGAGAACAGTCGTGGCCGGGTCTTGAAAATCACGGAGGACGTGAACGGACGACGCGACACCATCATGGTTCCGGACGAGGCGCTCGACGATTTTTACGACGCACTCGGTCGCATTCTCGATGCCGACGATGCGGCCTCTGCCGCCGCGGAAGACGCCGACCGCTGA
- a CDS encoding ribonuclease HII gives MACDLSRERLLQARGFATVAGVDEAGRGPLAGSVVAAAVVLPGDFALDGLTDSKKLSPPKREKLFTAITATVEVAWAVGEASAAEIDDLNILRATHLAMARAVDALPRKPDHALVDGLPVRGLPVEHTALVGGDSLSLSIAAASIIAKVTRDRAMELLDAQFPQYGFARHKGYGVREHLEALREHGPCPAHRRSFAPVARAQAAHAAS, from the coding sequence ATGGCCTGCGACCTCAGCCGCGAGCGACTTCTCCAAGCCCGCGGTTTTGCAACGGTTGCCGGCGTGGACGAAGCCGGACGCGGACCGCTGGCCGGATCCGTGGTGGCGGCGGCAGTCGTTTTGCCCGGTGACTTCGCCCTCGACGGCCTGACCGACTCGAAAAAACTTTCCCCGCCAAAGCGTGAAAAACTTTTCACGGCGATCACTGCGACGGTTGAAGTGGCTTGGGCGGTCGGCGAGGCCTCGGCGGCGGAGATCGATGATCTCAACATCCTGCGGGCCACGCATCTCGCCATGGCCCGCGCCGTCGATGCACTGCCTCGCAAACCCGACCACGCGCTGGTGGACGGGCTTCCGGTTCGGGGACTGCCGGTGGAACACACGGCGCTCGTCGGCGGCGATTCCCTGAGCCTGAGCATCGCCGCGGCCAGCATCATCGCGAAGGTCACGCGCGACCGCGCGATGGAGCTGCTCGATGCGCAATTTCCGCAATATGGATTTGCACGCCACAAAGGCTATGGTGTGCGCGAGCACCTTGAAGCCCTACGCGAACATGGACCCTGCCCCGCCCATCGCCGATCGTTTGCGCCGGTGGCTCGGGCGCAAGCCGCGCACGCCGCTTCCTGA
- a CDS encoding YraN family protein — translation MDLHATKAMVCASTLKPYANMDPAPPIADRLRRWLGRKPRTPLPDHIAFGRWGEREAEKFLRRQRYRILYRNFRAPGGGEVDLVCRDKPEDTLVFVEVKTRATEERGRPADAVDYEKQRLVARGAMAWLRLLNFPDIRFRFDIVEVLATTRDNPEITLIRNAFPLPEYYVY, via the coding sequence ATGGATTTGCACGCCACAAAGGCTATGGTGTGCGCGAGCACCTTGAAGCCCTACGCGAACATGGACCCTGCCCCGCCCATCGCCGATCGTTTGCGCCGGTGGCTCGGGCGCAAGCCGCGCACGCCGCTTCCTGACCACATCGCCTTCGGGCGGTGGGGCGAACGGGAGGCGGAGAAGTTTTTGCGACGCCAGAGATACCGGATTCTTTACCGCAACTTCCGTGCGCCCGGCGGCGGCGAGGTCGATCTCGTCTGCCGCGACAAGCCCGAGGACACGCTCGTTTTCGTCGAAGTAAAGACCCGCGCCACCGAAGAGCGCGGACGCCCCGCCGACGCGGTCGATTACGAGAAACAGCGGCTCGTCGCCCGCGGTGCGATGGCGTGGCTGCGCCTGCTGAATTTTCCCGACATCCGCTTCCGATTCGACATCGTGGAAGTTCTGGCGACGACGCGGGACAATCCCGAGATCACTCTCATCCGGAATGCCTTCCCGCTGCCGGAATATTACGTTTATTGA
- a CDS encoding D-2-hydroxyacid dehydrogenase, with protein MKQHHRIVVLDEGHLLDGNLPWGEVADLGELTVYKHTAEADVVARARGAQIILTNKTPITAETLAALPGLKFIGVLATGHNVVDSSAARTHGITVSNVPAYGTDSAAQHVFALILELCNRVGLHAQFVARGDWSASREWCAPQTAVTELSGLTLGLIGRGRIAKRVAEIGGAFGMEALMASPSKPEGGGELSALDRVIREADVLSLHCQLTPANAGMINSTLLGKMKAGSFLINTARGGLIKEVDLAQALRRGPIAGAGLDVLTVEPPPADHPLCTLPNCIITPHMAWTGPRARQRLLEVTAQNIRAFLQGKPINVVNP; from the coding sequence ATGAAACAGCACCACCGTATCGTCGTGCTTGATGAAGGTCATTTGCTCGACGGAAATCTGCCATGGGGCGAAGTGGCCGACTTGGGCGAGCTGACGGTGTATAAGCACACGGCAGAAGCTGATGTGGTCGCGCGTGCACGGGGGGCGCAGATCATTCTCACCAATAAAACACCGATCACGGCGGAAACCTTGGCCGCGCTGCCCGGGCTGAAATTCATCGGCGTGCTCGCCACCGGTCACAATGTGGTGGACTCTTCCGCGGCGCGGACGCATGGAATCACCGTGAGCAATGTGCCGGCCTACGGCACGGATTCGGCTGCCCAGCATGTGTTCGCCCTGATCCTCGAGCTGTGCAACCGCGTCGGACTGCATGCACAGTTCGTCGCGAGGGGGGATTGGTCGGCATCGCGCGAGTGGTGCGCTCCGCAGACCGCTGTCACGGAGTTGTCGGGACTGACGCTCGGCCTGATCGGTCGCGGACGCATCGCGAAGCGCGTGGCGGAAATCGGCGGCGCTTTCGGCATGGAAGCCCTCATGGCCAGCCCGTCCAAGCCGGAGGGCGGTGGAGAATTGTCGGCCCTCGATCGGGTGATCAGGGAAGCGGACGTCCTTTCCCTTCATTGCCAGCTGACGCCCGCGAATGCCGGGATGATCAATTCCACGCTCCTCGGAAAGATGAAAGCCGGGTCGTTTCTCATCAACACAGCCCGCGGCGGATTGATCAAAGAGGTGGATTTGGCACAGGCGCTGAGGCGCGGCCCGATTGCGGGCGCGGGGTTGGACGTGCTCACGGTCGAGCCGCCACCGGCTGATCATCCGCTTTGCACTCTGCCAAACTGCATCATCACGCCGCACATGGCATGGACCGGACCACGTGCGCGCCAGCGCCTGCTCGAGGTGACAGCGCAGAACATCCGGGCATTCCTGCAAGGCAAGCCGATCAATGTCGTCAATCCCTGA